The following are encoded together in the Aerococcus mictus genome:
- a CDS encoding CPBP family intramembrane glutamic endopeptidase has translation MNETWYQDPYPGKSRKWLVIFSIIAYFVGETIIQGLTLFFLGSKQNIDSAMDVLLLLNSYPTIYIILDIIWIALFIWGLSACGLKFFSRQKVTSKFFFDVLIGVVLIFAFQWLIGGLTQWLYPEQVDSVNQTILMNSANQMTNWKIFLCFCILPAISEEILTRGLIMRYFVPKHPFLGMVLAAAFFATLHASNLWIHWLGYYAMGMALAWTYYRTGRIEAAMTVHFINNFIATIPMYLS, from the coding sequence ATGAATGAGACTTGGTATCAAGACCCCTATCCAGGAAAGTCCCGTAAATGGTTGGTTATTTTTAGTATTATCGCTTATTTTGTTGGTGAAACCATCATCCAGGGCCTAACCTTATTCTTTCTAGGCTCCAAGCAAAATATTGACTCGGCTATGGATGTCCTGCTCTTGTTAAATTCCTATCCCACAATCTATATTATCTTAGATATCATCTGGATTGCTCTCTTTATATGGGGATTGAGTGCTTGTGGGCTCAAGTTCTTTAGCCGGCAGAAAGTGACTAGCAAGTTTTTCTTTGACGTCTTAATTGGAGTGGTCTTAATTTTTGCCTTTCAATGGTTGATTGGAGGCTTGACCCAATGGCTCTATCCTGAACAGGTTGATTCAGTGAACCAGACCATTTTGATGAACTCGGCTAACCAGATGACCAATTGGAAGATCTTCCTTTGCTTCTGTATCCTACCGGCGATTAGTGAAGAGATTCTGACCCGGGGCCTAATCATGCGCTACTTTGTTCCTAAGCACCCCTTCTTGGGGATGGTTTTAGCGGCCGCTTTCTTTGCTACCCTCCATGCCTCAAATCTTTGGATTCATTGGCTGGGTTACTATGCCATGGGGATGGCACTGGCCTGGACTTATTACCGGACCGGGCGGATTGAAGCCGCAATGACGGTTCACTTTATCAATAACTTTATTGCGACGATCCCGATGTACCTGTCCTAG
- a CDS encoding glycosyltransferase family 2 protein, producing MQEFAVIIPAYKPTQDLVPYVDQLLQAGVPQVVVVNDGSPEDCQTIFDQLAERERVDVLTHLINRGKGTALKTAFDFELKHGQDYNGFVTADADGQHTVKDVLNIGKVLVDHPDVSFVLGKRDFDQDQVPFLSRLGNKTTTRFFDWLFGYWITDTQTGLRGINAKELLWLIDLPGSKFEYEMNMLIVMAKRELPYLEETIETVYEEDRTTHYHPFRDSWRIAKVLIDGKRSGEDELI from the coding sequence ATGCAAGAATTTGCGGTTATCATTCCAGCCTATAAACCCACCCAAGACTTGGTCCCCTATGTCGACCAATTGCTCCAAGCCGGCGTCCCGCAAGTAGTGGTCGTTAATGATGGGAGCCCAGAAGACTGCCAAACCATCTTCGACCAACTCGCTGAACGTGAGCGGGTAGACGTTTTGACCCATCTTATTAATCGTGGGAAGGGAACTGCCTTAAAGACCGCCTTTGATTTTGAATTGAAACATGGCCAAGACTATAATGGCTTTGTCACTGCGGATGCGGATGGCCAACATACCGTCAAAGATGTCTTAAATATTGGAAAAGTTTTGGTAGACCATCCGGATGTGTCCTTTGTCTTGGGCAAGCGGGATTTTGACCAAGACCAGGTGCCTTTTTTGAGCCGCTTAGGCAATAAAACCACAACCCGCTTCTTTGACTGGCTCTTTGGTTACTGGATTACCGATACCCAAACCGGTTTACGAGGAATTAACGCCAAAGAATTGCTTTGGTTGATCGATTTACCTGGGTCTAAGTTCGAGTATGAAATGAATATGTTGATCGTGATGGCGAAGCGGGAACTTCCCTACTTAGAAGAGACCATTGAAACGGTCTATGAAGAGGACCGGACCACCCACTACCATCCTTTCCGGGATAGCTGGCGGATTGCCAAGGTACTTATTGATGGCAAGCGGTCAGGTGAGGATGAATTGATTTAG
- a CDS encoding aminotransferase class V-fold PLP-dependent enzyme — protein sequence MEHIETYLAQLGNRSDQRTGAVNTPIYLSTAYAHPGLGESTGFDYSRTANPTRNILQEGIKNLEAGDYGFATSSGMAAIQLVIEGLLEAGDYVVTLQDLYGGTYRYFHVLEERGQYRFTYCLSAEEIDQALNDDVQLVFIETPTNPMMTEFDIQAIADKAHAVGALVVVDNTFYTPVLQQPLRQGADIVVHSATKYLAGHNDVLAGLVACRGEAIGEALAFQLNTTGATLDPFDCWLTIRGLKTLALRMNQHQSNAQAIVDYLKTESLVSQVFYTGKGGMVTFEMADQSKINDWLHAVKIFTFAESLGGVESLVTYPKTQTHADIPEELRLKYGLNDGIVRLSVGIENGQDLVKDLRNAFDQIR from the coding sequence ATGGAACATATTGAAACCTACCTTGCTCAGCTTGGTAACCGCAGCGATCAACGTACTGGAGCCGTTAATACACCAATTTATTTAAGTACCGCCTACGCTCACCCGGGTTTGGGCGAGTCAACCGGATTCGATTATTCACGGACAGCCAACCCGACTCGAAATATCCTACAAGAGGGGATTAAAAATTTAGAAGCGGGCGATTATGGTTTTGCCACGAGTTCAGGGATGGCAGCCATCCAACTCGTCATTGAAGGACTTTTAGAAGCGGGCGACTATGTTGTTACCTTGCAAGACTTATATGGAGGCACCTACCGCTACTTCCATGTCTTAGAAGAACGGGGCCAATATCGCTTTACTTACTGTTTAAGCGCAGAAGAAATTGACCAGGCCTTAAATGATGATGTTCAATTAGTCTTCATTGAGACGCCAACCAATCCAATGATGACGGAATTCGATATCCAAGCCATCGCTGATAAGGCGCATGCCGTGGGGGCCTTGGTTGTTGTGGATAACACCTTCTATACCCCCGTCTTACAGCAACCTCTCCGCCAAGGGGCAGATATTGTGGTTCATTCTGCCACCAAGTATCTTGCCGGACATAATGATGTTTTAGCTGGCTTGGTAGCCTGTAGGGGCGAAGCCATTGGTGAAGCTCTAGCCTTCCAGTTAAATACAACAGGAGCAACTCTAGACCCATTTGATTGTTGGTTAACCATTCGTGGGCTCAAAACTTTAGCCTTACGGATGAACCAACACCAGTCTAATGCCCAAGCCATTGTTGACTACTTAAAAACCGAGTCGTTAGTTTCCCAAGTCTTCTATACCGGTAAAGGTGGCATGGTAACCTTTGAAATGGCCGACCAAAGTAAAATCAATGATTGGTTACATGCCGTTAAAATATTTACCTTTGCAGAAAGTTTGGGTGGGGTAGAGAGTTTAGTCACTTACCCAAAGACCCAGACCCATGCCGATATTCCAGAAGAATTACGGCTTAAATATGGCCTCAATGATGGGATTGTCCGCTTATCAGTCGGCATTGAAAATGGCCAAGACTTAGTCAAGGACCTAAGGAATGCATTTGATCAGATACGTTAG
- a CDS encoding GNAT family N-acetyltransferase, producing the protein MAYEIKKDGNAFIIEGEDGQRIGEITWSPAEKFVIADHTWTHPSLRGKGVAGQLLDHLVDYMKQEDKYILASCPYVVEKFKRQPQKYDFINYQKQGQDKD; encoded by the coding sequence ATGGCTTACGAAATAAAAAAAGACGGTAATGCTTTTATTATTGAAGGTGAAGATGGCCAAAGAATTGGTGAAATTACTTGGAGTCCGGCAGAAAAATTTGTGATTGCTGACCACACTTGGACCCATCCTTCTCTTAGAGGAAAGGGAGTGGCTGGTCAGTTACTCGATCACTTGGTGGACTACATGAAGCAGGAAGATAAATACATCTTAGCCAGCTGCCCTTATGTGGTAGAAAAATTTAAACGCCAACCCCAAAAATACGACTTTATTAACTACCAAAAACAAGGCCAAGATAAAGACTAA
- a CDS encoding argininosuccinate synthase produces MKAKVKKVLLAYSGGLDTSVTITWLKENYDNCEVIAMTANVGQEDDFDFIHDKALQCGASKIYIEDLRQELITDYIYPAVRAGGKYENKYLLGTALARPLIAKRMVEIAHQEGCDAIAHGCTGKGNDQVRFELGIREFDPDMTIIAPWREWEISSREEAFDYAEAHNIPLPITRETNYSKDENLWHLSHEGLDLEDPGQKPDYEAILELGVSPKQAPDQATPITIDFEAGNPVAVNGKKLDPITLIQTLNQLGGANGIGILDLVENRLVGMKSRGVYETPGGTILFHAHEKLEELTLDRDTLHFKQILALKYSELIYNGLWFSPLRQAMQAFVDHTQSHVNGQVKLELYKGNIIDAGVTSPDSLYREELATFNEDSIYNQNDAEGFIKLFGLPQSARVKK; encoded by the coding sequence ATGAAAGCAAAGGTTAAAAAAGTGTTACTCGCCTATTCCGGAGGTTTAGATACCTCAGTCACCATCACTTGGTTAAAAGAAAATTATGATAACTGTGAAGTCATTGCCATGACCGCCAATGTCGGCCAAGAAGATGACTTTGATTTCATCCATGACAAGGCCCTTCAATGCGGGGCTTCCAAGATTTATATTGAAGACCTCCGCCAAGAACTCATTACCGACTACATCTACCCTGCAGTCCGTGCGGGTGGCAAGTACGAAAACAAATATCTCTTAGGAACCGCTTTAGCCCGTCCTTTGATTGCTAAACGGATGGTAGAAATTGCCCACCAAGAGGGTTGCGATGCTATCGCCCACGGTTGTACCGGTAAGGGCAATGACCAAGTCCGCTTTGAACTAGGGATCCGGGAATTCGACCCAGATATGACCATCATCGCTCCATGGCGGGAATGGGAAATTTCTTCTCGTGAAGAAGCCTTTGACTATGCCGAAGCCCACAATATTCCCCTACCTATCACCCGGGAAACCAACTATTCCAAAGATGAAAACCTCTGGCACCTCTCCCATGAAGGGCTGGACTTGGAAGACCCTGGCCAAAAACCTGACTATGAAGCCATTTTAGAGTTGGGTGTAAGTCCCAAACAAGCGCCCGACCAAGCCACTCCGATCACCATCGACTTTGAAGCGGGTAACCCAGTGGCCGTTAACGGAAAGAAATTAGACCCGATTACCTTAATCCAAACCCTCAACCAATTAGGTGGGGCTAATGGGATTGGTATCCTCGACCTGGTGGAAAACCGTTTAGTGGGTATGAAATCCAGAGGAGTCTATGAAACTCCAGGGGGAACTATCCTCTTCCATGCCCATGAGAAGCTGGAAGAACTGACCCTGGACCGGGATACCCTACACTTTAAGCAAATTCTGGCCTTGAAATACAGCGAACTCATCTATAACGGGCTCTGGTTCTCCCCACTCCGTCAAGCCATGCAAGCCTTTGTTGACCATACCCAAAGTCATGTCAACGGCCAAGTCAAACTGGAACTCTATAAGGGCAACATCATTGATGCTGGGGTAACTAGTCCTGATAGCCTTTACCGGGAAGAACTAGCCACCTTTAATGAAGATTCCATTTATAACCAAAATGATGCAGAAGGCTTTATCAAGCTCTTCGGTCTGCCCCAAAGTGCCCGGGTGAAGAAGTAA
- a CDS encoding amidohydrolase, which produces MSQLLDTLYEKLEEKNDRMIEIRRELHEHAEKSFEEEWTSDYIADFYKDLDCQVERNVGNGYGIVVTIDSGKEGKTVALRADFDALPIKEDTGLDFASKTDAMHACGHDGHTAYLLILAETFIELKDLWQGKIVILHQNAEEEGPGGAKSMVEAGCLDGVDNVFGMHVMSNMPVGGIYYKEGNAQTGRDNFFLTIKGEGGHASSPHTSNDAIVAGAYFVTQVQSIVSRRLNPFDVGSITIGNFDAAGAANAINGQVKISGDVRSMSPEVGDTIEKEIKAKVKGLEASFGVTVELEYLKGYPVLYNDPEVTEFAVKALEDNKYPELKKVESTQPQPPSEDFAFYAKEVPSAFLWVGCASDDQDAHPAYPHHHPKFFMDEGALIVAAKGMATIVSSYIENDGIKA; this is translated from the coding sequence ATGAGTCAATTGTTAGATACACTCTATGAAAAACTAGAGGAAAAGAATGACCGTATGATTGAAATTCGTCGTGAACTTCACGAACATGCGGAAAAATCTTTTGAAGAGGAATGGACTTCAGATTATATTGCTGACTTCTATAAAGATCTAGATTGTCAGGTTGAACGTAATGTCGGTAATGGTTATGGAATCGTGGTAACAATTGATTCAGGCAAGGAAGGCAAGACCGTGGCCCTACGCGCCGACTTCGACGCCCTACCTATTAAAGAAGACACTGGCCTTGACTTCGCTTCAAAAACCGATGCCATGCATGCCTGCGGACATGACGGTCATACGGCTTACTTATTGATCCTCGCTGAGACCTTTATCGAATTAAAAGACCTCTGGCAAGGAAAGATTGTCATCCTGCACCAAAACGCTGAAGAAGAAGGCCCTGGTGGTGCGAAATCCATGGTGGAAGCTGGCTGTTTAGACGGGGTAGATAATGTCTTCGGTATGCACGTGATGAGTAACATGCCAGTAGGTGGTATCTACTATAAAGAAGGTAATGCCCAAACTGGTCGCGATAACTTCTTCCTTACCATTAAAGGGGAAGGTGGACACGCTTCCTCACCACACACTTCTAACGATGCCATCGTTGCCGGTGCTTATTTCGTTACCCAAGTACAAAGTATCGTCTCCCGCCGCCTCAATCCTTTCGATGTAGGATCCATTACCATCGGAAACTTCGACGCTGCCGGTGCCGCTAATGCCATCAATGGCCAAGTCAAAATCTCTGGCGACGTCCGTTCCATGTCACCGGAAGTCGGCGATACCATTGAAAAAGAAATCAAGGCTAAAGTTAAAGGCTTAGAAGCCAGCTTTGGTGTCACTGTCGAACTCGAATACCTCAAAGGTTACCCAGTACTCTACAATGACCCTGAAGTGACTGAATTTGCGGTGAAAGCCCTAGAAGATAACAAGTATCCTGAATTGAAGAAAGTGGAATCTACCCAACCGCAACCACCTTCCGAAGACTTTGCCTTCTATGCGAAAGAGGTCCCAAGTGCCTTCTTATGGGTTGGCTGTGCCAGTGATGACCAAGACGCTCACCCCGCTTACCCTCACCACCATCCAAAATTCTTTATGGATGAAGGCGCGCTTATCGTTGCTGCCAAAGGGATGGCCACCATTGTTTCCAGCTATATTGAAAACGACGGCATCAAAGCCTAA
- a CDS encoding DNA/RNA non-specific endonuclease produces MSWLLAIMVVVLLVLSAFVLPKNLFKKKLSKKQQKIISSLFVLGLVALALYVEPSQTNDPGGEGSQSQTTSSSQEDRASGQAENPFPKESQASPNAQHSDEEVQALREEIHHSIPQVPEGQTFLVVNNNVPLFTSSELELTRPYANYGDLDFLQRVTGAEGLLGVELMPDDAREPLTSVTPTGWRQRSYVNVPGGWLYNRCHLIGYQLTGENANSKNLMTGTRWFNTEGMLPIENYVAAYLEETNHHVRYRVTPVFNQFNQLASGVYMEGYSIEDQGQVQFHIFVPNRQPGITIDYLTGESQGPAGPQTSGDLSP; encoded by the coding sequence ATGTCCTGGTTGCTAGCCATTATGGTGGTCGTTTTACTAGTATTGTCCGCCTTTGTGCTACCTAAAAACTTATTCAAGAAAAAGCTATCAAAAAAACAACAAAAAATTATTTCTAGTCTTTTCGTTTTGGGCTTAGTGGCTCTGGCCCTGTATGTGGAACCTAGTCAGACTAATGACCCGGGCGGGGAAGGGAGCCAGTCTCAGACCACTTCTTCAAGTCAGGAGGATAGAGCGTCGGGCCAAGCTGAAAACCCCTTTCCCAAAGAAAGTCAGGCTAGTCCTAACGCCCAACATAGTGATGAAGAAGTTCAGGCCTTGCGCGAGGAAATCCACCACAGCATTCCTCAAGTGCCAGAGGGACAGACTTTTCTGGTGGTCAATAATAATGTCCCCCTCTTTACCAGCAGTGAGTTGGAGCTGACTAGACCCTATGCTAACTACGGGGACTTGGATTTCTTGCAGCGGGTGACTGGAGCTGAAGGTCTCTTGGGGGTGGAACTCATGCCTGATGATGCTCGCGAGCCCCTGACCAGTGTGACGCCTACCGGTTGGCGGCAGAGGTCCTATGTCAATGTCCCGGGTGGTTGGCTCTATAACCGCTGCCATTTGATCGGCTACCAGTTAACGGGTGAGAATGCCAATTCCAAGAATTTGATGACGGGAACGCGCTGGTTTAATACTGAAGGCATGCTACCGATTGAAAACTATGTGGCGGCCTATCTTGAAGAGACTAACCATCATGTCAGGTACCGGGTGACGCCGGTCTTTAACCAGTTTAACCAATTAGCTTCGGGGGTCTATATGGAGGGTTATTCCATTGAAGACCAGGGGCAAGTCCAGTTCCATATCTTTGTCCCTAATCGCCAACCCGGAATTACTATTGATTACCTGACCGGTGAGAGCCAAGGCCCCGCTGGACCGCAAACAAGTGGAGACTTAAGCCCCTAA
- a CDS encoding LysR family transcriptional regulator — translation MNFQKLKYAVVVANSGSFREASRRLYMAQSSLSTAIKELEEEYQIQIFERTKRGVFITNEGSEFLSYAEDILSQVETLENRYLEDNERRLFSVSGQHYDFACEAFSQLIAEESGNGWDFRFLETSTSQVLEDVKRSYSELGLLYMNDKNQRVIEQYLNRYELVFHQLGNFYPHAFVGTKHPLADRDQVSLEELSQYPVIKFEQSRGSSMQFTEESLEPDFEGQEVVYASDRATVINVLANTQAYLIGSGLVTSPFADLERIIPIEGQDNKPNKIGYIEARYRKTSPFAKRYITLLENMVNS, via the coding sequence ATGAATTTTCAAAAATTAAAATATGCCGTGGTAGTTGCCAACAGTGGTTCCTTTCGTGAAGCTAGCCGCCGCTTGTATATGGCACAATCTAGTTTGTCTACCGCGATTAAAGAATTAGAGGAAGAGTACCAAATTCAAATTTTTGAGCGTACTAAGCGGGGAGTATTCATTACCAATGAGGGAAGCGAATTCCTCTCTTATGCCGAGGATATTCTCTCACAGGTTGAAACTTTAGAGAACCGCTATTTGGAAGATAATGAACGGCGCTTGTTTTCTGTCTCAGGTCAGCATTATGACTTTGCTTGTGAGGCATTTAGCCAATTAATTGCTGAAGAGAGCGGGAATGGTTGGGATTTTCGTTTTTTGGAAACGTCAACCAGTCAAGTCTTAGAAGATGTCAAACGGTCTTATTCTGAGTTAGGGCTCCTATACATGAATGATAAAAACCAGCGGGTCATCGAGCAATACCTCAACCGCTATGAGTTGGTCTTTCATCAATTGGGAAACTTCTACCCCCATGCCTTTGTGGGGACTAAGCACCCTTTAGCAGACCGTGACCAGGTGTCTTTAGAAGAATTGAGCCAATACCCCGTGATTAAATTTGAACAAAGCCGGGGCTCTTCTATGCAATTTACCGAAGAATCTTTGGAGCCTGATTTTGAAGGCCAAGAGGTTGTTTATGCTTCTGACCGGGCTACTGTCATTAATGTTTTAGCCAATACTCAGGCTTATTTGATTGGGTCCGGACTAGTGACTTCCCCCTTTGCTGATTTAGAACGCATCATTCCTATCGAAGGGCAGGATAATAAGCCCAATAAAATTGGTTACATCGAAGCCCGCTATCGGAAAACATCCCCCTTTGCTAAGCGTTACATCACCTTATTAGAAAATATGGTGAATTCATGA
- a CDS encoding threonine/serine exporter family protein — protein MQERTTKQTPTMQKKILETALLAGQIMCESNAESYRVEDTMNRILTYSKASYAVAVSFSTSIYAILDDPNYASGGFAGIKRITSRSNNLNKISKVNTVSRALLGGKISMDEAYQELTIIRQASNQYSTWVSSLGIIGLALSFSILFEGGLEEFIASGINGVILSLMTILTDKYYINHALSNVIQSLVVTLAAYLMLFHLFPEMNVATVIVATLMPMVPGTAITNSLRDIFREDYIAGSARAMEAFFEALMIAIGSVVGLAILGGLSHV, from the coding sequence TTGCAAGAAAGAACCACTAAGCAAACACCAACGATGCAAAAGAAGATTCTAGAAACTGCTCTCTTAGCCGGACAGATCATGTGTGAGAGTAATGCAGAGTCTTACCGGGTGGAGGATACTATGAACCGGATTTTGACCTATTCCAAGGCCTCTTATGCCGTTGCGGTCTCATTCTCTACCAGTATTTATGCCATTCTAGATGACCCTAATTATGCCAGCGGGGGCTTTGCTGGGATCAAGCGGATTACTTCCCGGTCCAATAACCTCAATAAAATCTCCAAGGTGAATACCGTTTCCCGGGCCTTGCTTGGTGGCAAGATCAGCATGGATGAAGCCTACCAAGAGCTCACGATCATCCGCCAAGCCTCCAATCAATATTCAACCTGGGTATCTTCCTTGGGAATTATTGGCTTAGCTTTAAGTTTTTCGATTTTATTTGAAGGTGGGCTGGAAGAATTTATCGCTTCCGGAATCAATGGAGTGATCCTCTCCTTGATGACCATCCTTACTGACAAGTATTACATCAACCATGCCCTCTCCAATGTGATCCAGTCCTTGGTAGTCACTTTGGCGGCTTATTTAATGCTCTTCCATCTCTTCCCAGAAATGAATGTGGCCACCGTTATTGTGGCTACCCTTATGCCCATGGTGCCGGGGACGGCGATTACTAACTCCTTGCGGGATATTTTCCGGGAAGACTATATTGCGGGATCGGCACGGGCCATGGAGGCCTTTTTTGAAGCCTTGATGATTGCTATTGGTTCCGTGGTCGGTTTAGCGATTTTAGGGGGGTTATCACATGTCTAA
- a CDS encoding immunity protein Imm33 domain-containing protein, with translation MNEWLPEGKLSLVSTNFFQRKAPLLWAWREAPALTNDSGWRFLSQADTTTSLKHSQAKLVSYEQVLALEPAIAFIYRYPLGADMQFSTKTTPPHFVYNDSYERVRPIPANADYPIEDPVFKRHFPSFVQSYQGDKTGLSWSYRLSQEELAQLNHLNGELVTFFNLCLGQTDTLANDLDYYLLAGLALGFLHISDEARPVDHWQDNVNNVIANALFTRFSYPLEKGKQVVLQFLSDRKSSPVAQQIHLYGEQMRLWYQANQKQRIQGEYQGLRNHYIKD, from the coding sequence ATGAATGAATGGCTACCAGAAGGAAAGCTATCGCTGGTGTCCACCAATTTCTTTCAAAGAAAGGCCCCGCTGTTGTGGGCTTGGCGAGAAGCCCCCGCATTAACCAATGATAGCGGCTGGCGTTTTTTAAGCCAGGCAGATACCACCACTTCTCTGAAACATTCCCAGGCCAAACTAGTCAGCTATGAACAAGTCCTAGCCCTTGAGCCTGCCATTGCTTTTATTTACCGTTATCCCCTGGGAGCCGACATGCAGTTCTCTACCAAGACCACCCCACCTCACTTTGTCTACAATGATAGCTACGAGAGGGTACGTCCTATTCCAGCTAACGCAGATTATCCGATCGAGGACCCGGTCTTCAAACGTCACTTTCCTTCCTTTGTTCAGTCCTATCAGGGAGATAAGACGGGGCTAAGCTGGTCCTATCGGTTATCTCAGGAAGAACTGGCCCAGCTCAACCACTTAAATGGTGAACTTGTTACTTTCTTTAATCTTTGTCTGGGCCAAACAGATACTTTAGCTAATGACTTAGACTACTATTTACTTGCTGGCCTGGCCCTGGGTTTCCTACATATTAGTGATGAAGCGAGACCTGTTGACCATTGGCAGGATAATGTCAATAATGTGATCGCCAATGCCCTCTTTACTCGTTTTTCATATCCTTTAGAAAAGGGCAAGCAGGTCGTCTTACAATTTCTAAGCGACCGCAAAAGTTCTCCAGTTGCCCAACAAATTCACCTTTATGGGGAGCAGATGCGCCTCTGGTACCAAGCCAATCAAAAGCAGCGGATCCAAGGAGAATACCAGGGCTTGCGAAATCATTATATAAAAGATTAA
- a CDS encoding YoaK family protein: MKKTQKLAEKLFFSCLLTMSSGGQTAYSYLNHKGVFAGFQSGNLIRMAVNLGQGHFADLPPYFVSIIFFMIGTVLTRILHFHYDDPSHEIRRNALVLIISFLAMAVVAWISQTGHHLLATAFLTISTAAQFEEFRSLEGTNYTPTMMSGNFKRLTENLFDYFLYPNATVKASAKSNIFYFIAIILSYFTGVLAISLGQNWLGIWTIFIPMALTALGICLLFLQAYTNHSQA; this comes from the coding sequence ATGAAAAAGACACAAAAACTCGCTGAAAAGCTGTTCTTTTCCTGTTTACTGACCATGTCCAGTGGGGGACAAACAGCCTATTCTTATCTCAACCATAAGGGGGTTTTTGCTGGTTTTCAAAGTGGGAACCTCATCCGCATGGCAGTCAACTTGGGACAGGGGCATTTTGCTGACCTACCCCCCTATTTCGTCTCGATTATTTTCTTTATGATCGGCACTGTCCTGACCCGCATCCTTCATTTTCATTATGATGATCCTTCTCACGAGATCAGGCGTAATGCCCTAGTCTTGATTATTTCCTTTTTAGCCATGGCTGTCGTGGCCTGGATTAGTCAAACTGGCCACCACCTGCTCGCTACGGCTTTCTTGACTATTTCAACTGCAGCCCAATTTGAGGAATTCCGCTCTCTGGAAGGGACTAACTACACCCCGACCATGATGTCGGGTAACTTTAAACGGCTCACTGAAAACCTCTTTGACTACTTCCTCTACCCTAACGCTACCGTCAAAGCTAGCGCCAAAAGTAATATTTTTTATTTTATCGCTATTATTCTCTCCTACTTTACCGGCGTCTTAGCCATCAGTCTGGGCCAAAATTGGCTGGGCATCTGGACCATTTTCATTCCTATGGCACTCACCGCCCTAGGGATCTGCCTTCTCTTCCTCCAGGCCTACACTAACCACAGCCAGGCCTAA
- a CDS encoding cysteine hydrolase family protein → MKRALINVDYTNDFVASDGSLTCGEPAQAIEEAITRLSEEFIQAGDFLVFAIDAHHKGDPYHPETKLFPPHNIVGSHGQALYGKLAQVYEDNKDNSQVYFMPKTRYSAFAGTDLLIKLRERHIEELHIVGVCTDICVLHTAIDAYNLGFKIVIHKDCVASFNPQGHEWALNHFQSCLNAEVI, encoded by the coding sequence ATGAAGAGAGCCTTAATTAACGTCGACTATACCAATGATTTTGTGGCGAGTGATGGTAGTCTCACTTGCGGGGAACCTGCCCAAGCCATTGAAGAGGCCATTACTCGACTCAGTGAAGAATTTATCCAAGCGGGAGACTTCCTAGTCTTTGCCATTGATGCCCACCATAAGGGTGACCCCTACCATCCAGAGACTAAACTTTTCCCACCCCATAATATTGTGGGAAGCCACGGCCAAGCCCTCTATGGGAAATTAGCTCAGGTTTATGAGGACAACAAGGACAATAGCCAGGTCTATTTCATGCCTAAGACCCGCTATTCAGCCTTTGCGGGAACCGATTTATTGATCAAATTACGGGAACGCCATATTGAAGAGTTGCATATTGTGGGAGTCTGCACCGATATTTGTGTCCTCCATACCGCCATTGATGCTTATAATTTAGGCTTCAAGATCGTTATTCATAAGGACTGTGTAGCCAGCTTCAACCCCCAAGGGCATGAGTGGGCCTTGAACCATTTTCAAAGCTGCTTGAATGCCGAAGTGATTTAA
- a CDS encoding threonine/serine exporter family protein: MSNYLIQLIAAYFVGISCSISVEEPRKMILKTSIIDTAGWALYLLCLDFFNVGTVLATYIAGLLIAGMSHWFARLFHEPVTVFFIPGFFTLVPGGGMYRTAFFLFQGDMSRGLSELSTTLFIALAIALAVFTTDTLVSIIFNQHLPKFIRRNRRMKFK, from the coding sequence ATGTCTAATTATCTTATCCAACTGATTGCTGCTTATTTTGTCGGTATTTCTTGCTCCATTTCTGTCGAAGAGCCCCGTAAGATGATTTTAAAAACCTCAATTATTGATACCGCTGGCTGGGCCTTATATTTATTGTGCCTGGACTTCTTCAATGTAGGGACGGTTTTAGCTACCTATATTGCCGGCCTTTTGATTGCTGGGATGTCTCACTGGTTTGCCCGGCTCTTCCATGAACCGGTGACGGTCTTCTTTATCCCAGGCTTCTTTACCTTGGTGCCTGGGGGTGGCATGTACCGGACCGCCTTCTTCCTTTTCCAAGGGGATATGTCTCGAGGGCTGTCGGAATTATCGACCACTCTCTTTATTGCCTTAGCTATTGCTTTAGCGGTTTTCACCACTGATACTCTGGTATCTATCATCTTCAACCAACACCTGCCTAAATTTATTCGCCGTAACCGCCGGATGAAATTTAAGTAA